In Burkholderia sp. GAS332, one DNA window encodes the following:
- a CDS encoding Glycosyltransferase involved in cell wall bisynthesis: MSAPIDSLQIGMHWFNERPGGLDRMFKALIDTLPEQGVNVRGLVAGSPGVFNASGGSVLAFAGVEAPLGTRLWGSRRQSRALRAAKMPDVVATHFALYAAPTAGLFRRVPKVVHFHGPWAAESYPGGGGGWSRAMRVALERFVYQGGTRHIVLSQAFGKILRETYGVAEERIRIVPGCVDVGQFDTRVTQRQARERLGLPLDRPLLFCMRRLVSRMGLEDLIDAMAIVKPMLPDVLLTIAGKGPLEAELQARIAARGLERHVRLAGYVPDDKVPLWYRAADLTVVPTVSLEGFGLTTIESLAAGTPVLVTPVGGLPEAVAPLSAELVLSSGGFKAIGDGIADVLLGRRVVPDSQACRTYARRHFDRPVVAAQVARIYREAIDAF, from the coding sequence ATGAGCGCGCCAATCGATTCGCTGCAGATCGGCATGCACTGGTTCAATGAGCGGCCGGGTGGCCTCGATCGCATGTTCAAGGCGCTGATCGATACGCTGCCGGAGCAGGGCGTCAATGTCCGTGGATTGGTGGCGGGCAGCCCCGGTGTGTTCAATGCGTCGGGTGGCAGTGTGCTGGCCTTCGCTGGCGTAGAGGCGCCGCTCGGCACGCGCCTGTGGGGCTCGCGCAGGCAGTCGCGCGCGCTGCGGGCGGCGAAGATGCCCGACGTCGTCGCCACGCATTTCGCGCTCTACGCGGCGCCGACAGCAGGCCTGTTCAGACGTGTGCCGAAGGTCGTGCATTTTCATGGACCCTGGGCGGCCGAATCGTACCCGGGCGGCGGTGGCGGTTGGTCGCGTGCGATGCGGGTGGCGCTCGAGCGCTTCGTGTACCAGGGCGGCACGCGTCACATCGTGCTGTCGCAGGCGTTCGGGAAGATTCTGCGCGAGACCTACGGCGTGGCTGAAGAGCGCATCCGGATCGTGCCCGGTTGCGTCGACGTCGGGCAATTCGATACCCGCGTGACGCAGCGGCAGGCGCGTGAGCGCCTCGGTCTGCCGCTGGACCGGCCGCTGCTGTTCTGCATGCGGCGCCTCGTCTCGCGCATGGGACTCGAGGATCTGATCGATGCGATGGCCATCGTCAAGCCGATGCTGCCCGACGTACTCCTGACGATCGCCGGCAAGGGACCATTGGAGGCGGAGTTGCAGGCGCGGATCGCCGCGCGCGGGCTCGAGCGTCACGTGCGGCTCGCCGGCTACGTGCCCGACGACAAGGTGCCGCTCTGGTATCGCGCCGCGGATTTGACGGTAGTGCCGACCGTGTCGCTCGAGGGCTTCGGGCTCACGACGATCGAATCGCTCGCCGCCGGCACGCCGGTTCTGGTGACGCCGGTGGGCGGTCTGCCGGAAGCGGTCGCGCCGTTGTCTGCTGAACTGGTGCTGTCCTCGGGCGGATTCAAGGCGATCGGCGACGGTATTGCCGATGTGCTGCTTGGCCGGCGCGTGGTGCCGGACTCGCAGGCATGCCGCACCTATGCCCGCCGCCATTTCGACCGGCCGGTGGTCGCCGCGCAG
- a CDS encoding Glycosyltransferase involved in cell wall bisynthesis has translation MRILIVTHVVRKNDGQGRVNYEIVLAALAAGHSVTLLAAEAAPELVQHPHVRFVQIARSRLPSKLVQYQMFAWRCGAWIRAHRQAFDVIHVNGFIAWARADVNAAHFVHDGWYRCGFYPFRLLRSFYDAYQVLYTLLNISCERWAFRHAEVIVPVSHAVAAEVRALDIGPAQLQVIHNGVDVDEFAPGAPERARFGLPSAPFMLLFAGDLRMSRKNLDTVLHALVHTSADVHLAVAGILHNSPYPALVASLGLTERVHFTDMVMDMPALMRSVDAFVFPSRYEPMGLVLLEALAAGLPVITVRTAGGAEVITARSGIVLDDPNDAPALAAAIEHLASDREYAHRLGQAAREVARTLSWQAMAERYLSVYEQVHARRTAHSLPAGCATASVDL, from the coding sequence ATGCGGATTTTGATCGTCACCCATGTCGTGCGCAAGAACGATGGGCAAGGACGCGTCAACTATGAGATCGTGCTGGCGGCGCTCGCAGCCGGTCATTCGGTGACACTGCTCGCCGCCGAGGCGGCCCCCGAGCTGGTGCAGCATCCGCATGTACGCTTCGTGCAGATTGCCCGGAGCCGGCTGCCGAGCAAACTGGTCCAGTACCAGATGTTCGCGTGGCGTTGCGGTGCGTGGATCCGCGCACATCGTCAGGCGTTTGATGTGATTCACGTGAACGGCTTCATCGCCTGGGCGCGTGCCGATGTCAATGCGGCGCATTTCGTTCATGACGGCTGGTATCGCTGCGGCTTCTATCCGTTCCGCCTGTTGCGCAGTTTCTACGATGCGTATCAGGTCCTCTACACGCTGCTGAATATCAGCTGCGAAAGATGGGCCTTCCGGCATGCGGAGGTCATCGTGCCGGTCTCGCATGCGGTCGCCGCCGAGGTGCGCGCGCTGGACATCGGCCCGGCGCAACTGCAGGTGATTCATAACGGTGTCGATGTCGACGAATTCGCGCCCGGTGCGCCCGAGCGGGCCCGCTTCGGTCTGCCGTCAGCGCCGTTCATGCTGCTGTTCGCAGGCGATCTGCGCATGTCGCGCAAGAATCTCGACACGGTGCTGCACGCACTCGTGCACACCTCGGCCGACGTGCATCTGGCAGTCGCGGGGATTCTGCACAATAGTCCGTATCCGGCGCTGGTGGCGTCGCTCGGGTTGACGGAACGGGTCCACTTCACGGACATGGTGATGGACATGCCCGCGTTGATGCGTTCGGTCGATGCGTTCGTGTTTCCCTCGCGTTATGAACCGATGGGACTGGTGCTGCTCGAAGCGCTGGCCGCGGGATTGCCGGTCATAACCGTGCGGACCGCGGGCGGCGCCGAAGTGATTACGGCCAGAAGCGGCATCGTGCTCGACGATCCCAACGATGCGCCCGCGCTTGCCGCGGCGATCGAACACCTCGCGAGCGATCGCGAATACGCCCACCGGTTGGGGCAGGCGGCGCGTGAAGTCGCCAGAACCTTGAGCTGGCAGGCCATGGCGGAGCGCTATTTGTCGGTCTATGAGCAGGTGCATGCGCGGCGCACGGCGCACTCGTTGCCGGCCGGCTGTGCGACTGCATCGGTGGACCTATGA
- a CDS encoding O-Antigen ligase, producing the protein MVRMLITPSTQVGLSTSPGTPRALPGGALAPDRAVPAARTRRKGLRHPLSLPLLLFAATLGLILLHQGRLVEYFFPLGAFAVAAVLYWRSPAHYIGFVCWLFFLTPEVRRLADFVNGSFNQQSPIMVATLLAVALTGLTLIRRAALLGQRGAAPLVLIVIALLYAFVVGMAQVGPAAATFTLINWLYPVMVAFYLTVTWRHYPDYHRVLLKTFVYGGLLMSVYGLLEFVSPMPWDAFWLISSKMLSEGQPVPFGMRISSTMNSCGPFAVTLMTILLMSLAARGKARIVLGCVGIPALLLTSARSTWGGFAIALVYSFAMLDGKNRMRLMAGVLGLAVVAAPLMMIDQVAEPVLQRLSSIQDLGQDDSFQARADFYKSFMSSALTDIAGQGLGTTGLGSKLSNDTAAQAMLNFDSGLMEVPYVMGWPGTLLYTTGIVMLLWRAYRASRQHPSDLLAISGVGVAVAILSMMVFINTLTSVSGMFFFLGVTLPVISLRYARERHSVVAAAPARL; encoded by the coding sequence ATGGTGCGAATGCTGATCACGCCTTCCACGCAGGTTGGACTATCGACGTCGCCGGGCACACCGCGCGCGCTGCCCGGTGGGGCGCTTGCGCCTGATCGGGCCGTGCCTGCAGCCCGCACGCGGCGCAAGGGCTTGCGTCATCCGCTGAGCTTGCCGCTACTCCTGTTTGCCGCGACCTTGGGCTTGATCCTTTTGCATCAAGGCCGGCTGGTCGAGTATTTCTTTCCGCTCGGCGCGTTCGCCGTGGCGGCGGTCTTGTATTGGCGCTCGCCCGCGCATTACATCGGATTCGTCTGCTGGCTGTTTTTTCTGACACCGGAAGTGCGGCGCCTCGCGGACTTCGTCAACGGTTCTTTCAATCAGCAAAGCCCGATCATGGTGGCGACCTTGCTCGCCGTCGCGCTCACCGGCCTGACCCTGATCCGGCGTGCCGCATTGTTGGGGCAACGCGGTGCGGCGCCGCTGGTGCTGATCGTGATCGCGCTGCTCTATGCCTTTGTGGTGGGCATGGCGCAGGTCGGTCCAGCAGCCGCGACGTTTACGCTGATCAACTGGCTGTATCCCGTGATGGTGGCGTTCTATCTCACCGTGACGTGGCGCCACTATCCGGACTATCACCGGGTCCTGCTCAAGACCTTCGTCTATGGCGGACTCCTGATGAGCGTGTACGGCCTGCTCGAGTTCGTTTCGCCGATGCCGTGGGATGCGTTCTGGCTGATCTCCTCGAAGATGCTGTCCGAGGGGCAGCCGGTTCCGTTCGGCATGCGCATCAGCAGCACGATGAATTCATGCGGCCCTTTCGCCGTCACGCTCATGACGATTCTGCTGATGTCGCTGGCCGCGCGGGGTAAAGCGCGCATTGTGCTCGGCTGCGTGGGGATTCCCGCGCTGCTGCTCACCAGCGCGCGCAGCACATGGGGCGGTTTTGCGATCGCGCTGGTGTATTCCTTCGCCATGCTCGACGGCAAAAACCGCATGCGGCTGATGGCCGGCGTGCTGGGGCTCGCCGTGGTGGCCGCGCCGCTGATGATGATCGATCAGGTCGCGGAACCGGTGCTGCAGCGCTTGAGCTCGATTCAGGACCTCGGCCAGGACGATAGCTTCCAGGCGCGCGCGGATTTCTATAAATCGTTCATGTCGTCGGCGCTAACCGATATCGCCGGCCAGGGGCTCGGCACGACCGGCCTTGGCAGCAAGCTGTCCAATGACACGGCGGCGCAGGCAATGCTCAATTTCGACAGCGGCCTGATGGAGGTGCCCTACGTGATGGGGTGGCCAGGCACGCTGCTTTACACGACCGGCATCGTCATGTTGTTGTGGCGCGCGTATCGGGCAAGCCGCCAGCACCCGTCCGACCTGCTGGCGATTTCCGGCGTCGGTGTGGCCGTGGCGATTCTGTCGATGATGGTGTTCATCAACACGCTGACTTCGGTGTCGGGGATGTTTTTCTTTCTCGGCGTGACCCTGCCGGTGATTTCGCTGCGCTATGCGCGTGAACGCCACAGCGTGGTCGCAGCGGCGCCGGCACGACTCTAA
- a CDS encoding Predicted N-acyltransferase, GNAT family — MNWKTLDFEQLSARELYLILRARSAVFVVEQSHVCLDADGRDENALHVFAVEDMARPMPILAYARLQPGDAEDPEVTIDKVLTSPLRRGDGTAEQLMERVLQAIAERWPGHAARVSAPLGLRDFYEQFGFRKTEGPYLEHGVPFIGLTRQLRGGQPLFSMRRRERNGVALVNTFELL; from the coding sequence ATGAACTGGAAAACGCTGGACTTCGAGCAGCTTTCGGCACGCGAGTTGTATCTGATCTTGCGGGCGCGCAGTGCGGTCTTCGTGGTCGAGCAATCGCACGTCTGTCTTGACGCCGATGGCCGCGACGAGAACGCGCTGCACGTCTTCGCCGTCGAGGACATGGCGCGGCCCATGCCGATCCTGGCCTACGCACGCCTGCAACCCGGCGACGCCGAAGATCCGGAAGTCACCATCGACAAGGTGCTGACGAGTCCGCTGCGGCGCGGCGACGGCACCGCTGAACAGCTGATGGAACGGGTGCTGCAGGCGATCGCGGAGCGTTGGCCGGGACACGCCGCGCGCGTCAGCGCGCCGCTCGGATTGCGCGACTTCTACGAGCAGTTCGGCTTTCGCAAAACGGAAGGGCCGTACCTCGAACATGGCGTGCCGTTCATCGGCTTGACGCGCCAGCTGCGCGGCGGCCAGCCGCTTTTCAGCATGCGGCGCCGCGAGCGCAATGGCGTGGCGCTCGTCAATACCTTTGAGCTCCTGTAA
- a CDS encoding acyl carrier protein, with translation MKTALRRILSESARLDVPPDTLADDADLYAAGLSSLATVHLMLAIEDEFGVEIPDRMLTRRLFSSIDSMAAAVTELQRAQAAA, from the coding sequence ATGAAAACCGCACTGCGACGCATCCTTTCCGAATCGGCCCGTCTCGACGTTCCGCCAGACACGCTGGCCGACGACGCCGATCTATACGCCGCAGGCCTGTCCTCGCTGGCGACCGTGCATCTGATGCTCGCCATCGAAGACGAATTTGGCGTGGAGATTCCGGACCGCATGCTGACGCGCCGGCTGTTCTCCAGCATCGATTCGATGGCCGCCGCGGTCACCGAACTGCAACGGGCGCAGGCGGCCGCATGA
- a CDS encoding acyl-CoA dehydrogenase, producing the protein MNAPLLDTAAVAAPLADPAAAQPAGAGAVLSTVESEPAWRAAAQRCTAVAAQFADPVDREARFPHEAFDALKRERLLSAMVPAAFGGAGLSLADVGAICEMLAQGCASTAMVYAMHQIQVACIEAHGSESAWHRQLLAQLVEHQWLLASATSEETIGGNMRTSACSVELDGEPGNPRFRIEKLAPTISYGAHADGILVTARRTAESAAADQVLIVALREETQLEKRGGWDSMGMRGTCSEGFRLVATGLAEQILPTPFADIADQTMLPVSHTLWASVWTGVAIDAVNRAKAFFRAQARSKPGAIPPAGLRLAEAVGLLQMMQARLSVALEAARTAHHARHGGCQADAPLSAMLGFASDMNTLKTSISTTALQVVQEVLMICGMAGYKNGTEYSVGRHLRDLYSAPLMINNDRIAQNTASLLLAQRPATPGRA; encoded by the coding sequence ATGAACGCCCCGCTGCTGGACACAGCCGCAGTGGCGGCGCCGCTCGCCGACCCTGCTGCGGCGCAACCCGCCGGCGCGGGCGCCGTACTGAGCACGGTGGAATCAGAGCCCGCATGGCGCGCCGCCGCGCAGCGCTGCACCGCCGTGGCCGCGCAGTTCGCCGATCCGGTGGACCGCGAAGCACGCTTTCCCCACGAGGCTTTCGACGCGCTCAAGCGCGAACGTTTGCTGTCGGCGATGGTGCCGGCCGCGTTCGGCGGTGCGGGACTCTCGCTCGCGGATGTCGGCGCGATCTGCGAAATGCTCGCGCAGGGCTGCGCCTCGACCGCGATGGTGTACGCGATGCATCAGATCCAGGTGGCCTGCATCGAGGCGCACGGCAGCGAGTCGGCATGGCACCGGCAGTTGCTCGCGCAACTGGTCGAGCATCAATGGCTGCTGGCTTCGGCGACCTCCGAAGAAACCATCGGCGGCAATATGCGCACCAGCGCCTGCTCGGTCGAACTCGACGGAGAGCCGGGCAACCCACGCTTTCGCATCGAAAAGCTCGCGCCGACGATCTCCTACGGCGCGCACGCCGACGGCATTCTGGTCACCGCGCGCCGCACCGCTGAATCGGCCGCGGCCGACCAGGTGCTGATCGTCGCGTTACGGGAAGAAACACAACTGGAAAAGCGGGGCGGCTGGGATTCGATGGGCATGCGCGGCACCTGCAGCGAGGGCTTCCGGCTGGTCGCCACGGGACTCGCCGAGCAGATCCTGCCGACACCCTTCGCCGATATCGCCGATCAGACCATGCTGCCGGTCTCGCACACACTGTGGGCCTCGGTATGGACCGGCGTGGCCATTGACGCGGTCAATCGCGCGAAAGCCTTCTTCCGTGCGCAGGCCCGCTCGAAGCCCGGCGCGATTCCGCCGGCCGGCCTGCGCCTCGCCGAAGCGGTCGGTCTGCTGCAGATGATGCAGGCGCGCCTGTCGGTCGCGCTCGAAGCGGCGCGCACCGCCCACCACGCGCGGCACGGCGGCTGCCAGGCCGATGCGCCGCTCTCGGCGATGCTCGGCTTCGCCTCCGACATGAATACGCTGAAGACCAGCATCTCGACCACGGCGCTGCAAGTCGTGCAGGAAGTGCTGATGATCTGCGGCATGGCGGGCTACAAGAACGGCACGGAATACAGCGTGGGACGGCATCTGCGCGACCTCTACTCCGCGCCGCTAATGATCAATAACGACCGTATCGCGCAGAACACGGCGAGCCTGTTGCTCGCACAGCGTCCTGCCACCCCGGGGAGAGCCTGA